The window GTAATTTAATGTTTTTATTGAATAAAACACCTTCTTTAGTAAGTGATGAATTTTTTAACAAAAGTTTAAAAATAGTAGTTGATACTTCAACAAAATCAAGAATATATGATCAAAGAGTAGTAACTCAAGAAGCCATTAAAATAGATCATCATCCTCAAGAAAATGATTGATTATTTGAAATCGGTGGAGATAATTGACCTGCAACTGGACAATTAATTGCTTTGTTAATTAAACATCTTAATTTAAAAACTAATCATTTAGTGCTTGAAGCTGTTGCTGTAGCGATTTTAACAGATACCGAATTTTTTAAGGAAAGAAACATTAATTCTAAAACTTTTGAAGCCATGAGTGAACTTTTAAAAAGAGGTTTAGATTATCCAAAATTGCTTCAAAAAATGCAATTAAATGAACAAGAAAATCAATTGATTTTTGATATTTGTACAAATAAACAAGTTAATAAAAATGTTTCTTGAGTTATTTCTAATCAAATAGTCACAAATGATTTAGCTAGGCCACTTGTTGCTAAATTTGTAGAAATAACTACAACCGAAATAGCATTAGCATTTTTAAAAAGAATGCAAGGTGATTATCGTGTTGAAATAAGATCAAAAGGGAATTTTGATGTATCTAAAATAGCATTTTATTTTGGTGGTGGTGGTCATCATAATTCAGCTGGTTTTATAGTTAATAACCAAGATGAAATTAATAATGTTATTACATATATTGATAATTTAAAAAATTAAACCTTTAAATAGACAAAAAAAGACTCAGAATCAAAAGGATTGAGTCTTTTTTGTTTCATTTTGAAACTATTTTTATTTATTTTTCAACGATTTCAATATCAAAATCGTTATCTAATTTGATTAATTCAACACCCATAGTTTTTAAAATATATAAACTACTTTCTCATTCTTCAGTATCATTTAAATATTCTTGTGTATAAACAACCCTTTTTATTTTAGATTGAACAATTAATTTAGCACAATTAAAACAAGGTGAATGTGTTATATAAATAGTTGAATTAGATTTTATATTACTATTAGTTAAATTTGCATTAATAATTGCATTAGCTTCTGCATGTACTACGTAAGTATATTTTGAATTTTTAATATCGTCTTTTGTTTTTGGTCTTTCTCAACTAAAAATTTTATCATTATCTATATTTTCATTTTCATCATCTTGATTAAGACTTTTAGGCATTCCGTTATAACCTACACTAATAACATGATTTGTATCACTTACAATACAAGCTCCAACTTTGGTAGTTGGATCTTTTGAACGCATAGCTGATAATTTAGCAAGAGACATAAAGTAATAATCTCATTTCAAACTACCATTTTCAGTTAAAAATATTTTTTTCATTACTTAATTTTACCACAAGATAATAAAAAACATAGCAACCCCCGCAGCTGTTGCTAAATATTATTCATTGAAATAAGGATATTTTCCTCGGTAAGACATTTACAATAAATCCAATCACTATATGATCGAATCTAGATTATTATATCATAATTTTTTTATATTTTAAGGTAATTTTATTATAAATAATTTATTATGTTTGTTTAGATATTGAGAATGACTTTTTTTATCTTTTTTATTTCATAAATAAAATAAATGATTAGCTAAAAAATCGCTAGCTCTGATTAGATAATGACTTTTTGAATCTAAATATTTTAATTCTATATTTTTTACGGTTGGGATTATTCCTTCTCTAAAATTTAAAAATTTTTCATCGTATTTTCCAAACTTTAATTCTTTCTTTATTGATTGACACAATTCATATCAACCAGATGTTGAAGTAGGTCTTTGATCTAGGAAAAAATTAATAGAATTTATTTCTTCTAAAGAAATTACATTTTGTTCTGCTAAGAATAATAAAAATTCTTTAACTCCTCGAGAATATGCATAATCTTGAAAAGATTGTTTATGAAATTTGTTATTCATAATTCTATCATACACTTTATTTAAGTCTATTACAATAGCAAATTTGTAATAACTGTTTATTACATTCAACAATCTTCTTTTATATTTTGGAGCTGTGTTATATGCTTTTAATTCGCTTTTATTATCAATTTTTAAAATACTTTTAATATTCATTTCGACGTTTCTATATTTTAATAAAACATTGTTATAATCTTTATTATTAAGAATTATTACACCTGCTAATATATAATATCTGTTATTTTTAGAATCGAAAACTCCAGATTCATCACTAAAAATTTTTAAATTCATAGACATACTTTAATATTATAATAATTTAAAATAAAACATAAAAAAAAGCTGCAATTAGCAGCTTCCTATATTGTTGACGTTAACACATAACGCTTAAACGGTTGTTCTACCAATATAGTACACAGTGTTTATCAACCTGTAAATATATGATACCACTTTTTTTATATTGATTATAAATTTTTTACAATAATAAACAAAAGTGTGAAATAAAAATCAAAATTTCCACTTTTTTAAAAGAATTAATGAGA is drawn from Mycoplasma miroungirhinis and contains these coding sequences:
- a CDS encoding DHH family phosphoesterase, whose translation is MLINKLKQFWNFILESKYITLLTHIEPDGDTLGSAVALKELILLNSTNIKEVEISGADYPRNLMFLLNKTPSLVSDEFFNKSLKIVVDTSTKSRIYDQRVVTQEAIKIDHHPQENDWLFEIGGDNWPATGQLIALLIKHLNLKTNHLVLEAVAVAILTDTEFFKERNINSKTFEAMSELLKRGLDYPKLLQKMQLNEQENQLIFDICTNKQVNKNVSWVISNQIVTNDLARPLVAKFVEITTTEIALAFLKRMQGDYRVEIRSKGNFDVSKIAFYFGGGGHHNSAGFIVNNQDEINNVITYIDNLKN
- a CDS encoding deoxycytidylate deaminase encodes the protein MKKIFLTENGSLKWDYYFMSLAKLSAMRSKDPTTKVGACIVSDTNHVISVGYNGMPKSLNQDDENENIDNDKIFSWERPKTKDDIKNSKYTYVVHAEANAIINANLTNSNIKSNSTIYITHSPCFNCAKLIVQSKIKRVVYTQEYLNDTEEWESSLYILKTMGVELIKLDNDFDIEIVEK
- a CDS encoding DUF3800 domain-containing protein — encoded protein: MSMNLKIFSDESGVFDSKNNRYYILAGVIILNNKDYNNVLLKYRNVEMNIKSILKIDNKSELKAYNTAPKYKRRLLNVINSYYKFAIVIDLNKVYDRIMNNKFHKQSFQDYAYSRGVKEFLLFLAEQNVISLEEINSINFFLDQRPTSTSGWYELCQSIKKELKFGKYDEKFLNFREGIIPTVKNIELKYLDSKSHYLIRASDFLANHLFYLWNKKDKKSHSQYLNKHNKLFIIKLP